The DNA window CTACGGTGGAGAGCGGATACTGATAGATCGCAGAGGTAAATCCGTCGCTGCTATTGTACCTTTGGAGGATCTCGAGCTTCTTGAGAGGCTTGAGGATAAAGTGGATCTTGAGCTTGCCCTTAGGGCTTTAGCCGAAAACGACGGAACCACCTCCTGGGAGGACGCGGTTAAGGAGCTCGACCTTTGAGAGACAGAGGTTATCGGGTAGATATAAAAAACTCCGCTTTGAAGGCTTTAAAGAAGCTGGATAAAGCCACTCGGAAGAGGCTAAGCGAGGCTATTTTCTCCCTTTCTGACGAGCCTAGACCTCATGGAGTTCGTAAGCTGACAGGCAGCGATTTTCTCTATCGAATCAGGGTTGGGGAATATCGGATTATTTACCAGGTTCAAGACGACATCTTGGTCGTTCTGGTGGTTCGGTTAGTGTCCAGGTCGGATATCTATCGGAATCTGGACTGAGCCAGGAGAATGTTTTTCTAGCAAGCGGTCCCCTTCAAACGGGGGCCGCTTGTTTTATGTCTAAATATCTCTAGAAAGATAAATATATAGCAAGACCGGCTTCCTGATGCGGCAATACGGAAGGAGGAATTGCTATGAGCCGATGGTACGAGACAGCGATCCCACAGGAGAAAAGGAGCTTCTTCTGGGACGATCTAGGTTGGTTTTACCTGTTTATGGCCTTTCTGTTTCACTGCTGGACCTGCCTTATCGCCGCCACCATGGGAGATCTGTGGAGCACCGTTGTCACCGTTTTTGTTCCAGTCTTTTCCGATATTTACTGGATTTATAAGGTTCTCCTCTGGCTGGATAAAGGCTGTTTTACCGACCTGTGCAGGATGTCCCTGGCGATGTGGTCCATGCTCGTCGTGACGTCTTTGGTTGCCCTTGCATCTAATGTCTCTAGAAAGATAAATATAAAGTGATCGCGCTACCTGAAAGGAGGAACTATCGTGTTCGACAAATACGATTATATGAGGGAACGGTTCCCTAAATACATCGGCGATTCCTATGCCATTCATCTGGTGGCGCGCCTAAACTGGAACGACAGGTTTGACAGAAACTCCGTTACTCGGTCCCTTGAGGCATATTTTAAGGCTAAAAAGAGAGATTACTGGGAGAGATTGGAGTCATACTGCGAGAAAAACCGCATACCCTGGCATGAGGGAATGATTACCTTGAATATGATGCAGTCCTTCGACAAAGTTTTAACTAAATTCATGAAGTTTGAGGGCAGATTCGGGGATGTCCGTAGGATAAACGAGGTTTTCGCCTCCCCAGAAAGCCTGGCTAAGGCCCTTGGGACGACCTATGTCCCCCCTGAGCCGGTGGTGAAGGTTAAGGCCTCCCCCTCCGGCAATACCCCTGCTTCCTGTCCTTCTCAAACGTGTTCCCATGCTGGAAGGGGATTCCTGCCCAGTCAGGCGGGCTTTTGGGAGGACTGGGATTACGAATAGCTTGCTCAGGAGGTGAGACACATTGAACTGTGACAGATCGCCGCCGAAAGGGCCTCGAATGTAACCTTTGAGATCTAAGGACTATAAAAATTTAAGGAGTGATATCAGTGAAGAAATTGCTTGCGTTAGTCGTCCTCGTTATCTCCCTCTGTGCGGTCCAGGCCTCCTGGGCCTCCCAGCCCTATCTGGGCAGGGGAACCTGGAACTTCACCGGAACTGGCACCGGAACCGTGGCCGGATCTAGTGAGACGGTATCCGCCGTCATCAGCGGCGTCGCCAGGGTGGAATCCACCGGAGAGGCCGGGGATGAGTGGATCACCAGATTTATCGAGGAATCCACGTGGAAGTTGAGCAGCACCAACGGTTACACTCAGACCTACTCTCTCAGGGAAGATATTCCAATGAACTATCACAACACCGACAACACCTACACCTTCTCCGACGGCGGTCTGACCTGGCACTGCGTCATACTGGACGAGAACACCGCCACCATGACCTGTAAGGGAACCACCTACATCGAGGGCTATCGGGCGACGGTCAACATAACCTACAACGCTAAAAGGGATGGAGTGCCTGAGACTCCGACCCCGACACCGACTCCAGACGTGCCGGGATCATCCTCCGACAGCGGCGGCGGTGGCTGTACCGTTGGGGCCTTCTCCCCTCTTATGGCCCTTCTCCTCGTTCCTGTACTGTTGCTTCGTAGATAAAGTTAAAAGGCAGGGCTTTACGCTCTGTCTTGACTTTACCCTCAAAAAGGAAGATTATCTTTTTTAGGATGTTTCATTTATGAATTGGAGGTATCAGCTATGCGTTTGGATTTGCACCTAGTTCCCGTCAAAGGCAACACCGTTCGTCTCCCAAGGGCCAACCTGCACCTGGTTCAGGCCATGATCTACGGTCTTTTCGAGAAGTCCTTCGCCCAGGTCCTCCACGATGTGGGCTTCGAGAGGGATAACCGCCGCTTCAAGCTGTTTTCCTTCTCCTGGCCCAAGGGACAGGGCAGGCCCAGGATGGAGGACGGGGCCATCTCCTTTGAGGCCCCTCTTCAGGTGGTGGTAACCTCACCTCTAAACCGCATTCTGGAGCAGATATCGGGAGGGGCACTGTGCGGCGGGCCGCTCAGAATCGGGAACAACGAGCTCGAATGCGTTGAGGTAAAGGTGTTTCGCCCCGCCCCAAAGAACAACTCGGTAACCGTAAAGGCTCTCTCCCCTATAACCTGCTACACCACCGAGCCAGAGTCTGGCGACCGAAAGCCTTTCGTACATTATCACGGCCCGAAGGACCAGGAGTTCGCCGCCCAGATTGACGGCAACCTGAAGAAGAAGTTCTCCCTCATATACCCCGGCGAGGAGATACCTCAGGAGGTGGTGAAGGTCATACCTCTTGGGGAGCCGAGAAAACAGGCCGCCATGTTCAGGCCTAAAGACACCGTCCCTATCGTGGGATGGTGGGGAAAGTATCGGCTGGAGGGCCCGGACGTTCTGCTACAGCTGGCCCTGGACGCAGGCATAGGGGCAAAGAACTCCGGCGGCTGGGGATGCCTGGAGGCACCGGAGAGGTGAGCGGTTTTTTCGTGAGAAAGGAGCGATGAAATGCCCAATGAGAAGCTATTGAGATTCGGGAGGGCCGGTCACTTCTGGCAGGACTGTGGACTGCTGGGGCTTTGGTCCATGTTGAAGGATATCTGCCAGGGAGACGTAAAGCTCTCCCTGGACTCGGAAGGGCTTTCCCTTGAGGGAGAGCCTTCCCTAATGGAATCGGCTCTTATGGCCGCCTACGACAGGCTAGTGGCCCGATACTACGATGTCTCCACCCAGAAACAGCGGGACAACAAAGAGGGATACAACTTCTATCTGGACACCAAAACCGAGACCTTCGTTCCCTTCCCTAAAAAGAAGACCTACGGCATAGCCCAGATGGTCTACGACAACCCACCGTCGGCATCCGTAACCCAAGTCGGCTGGAAAAAAGGTAAAGCAGGGGATCTCCCCGATAGTCTGGCCCAACTTCAGCCTTCGCTGGACCGTTTTCTGGACCAGCAGGGTCTTAAGCCCACGGGTAAAAACCTTTTGCTGGACGGACCGAACGAGATTCGACCGAAAGCGGAGCTCTTTATGTCGGAGGAGGGGAAAAAGGGAAAGAACGTCTGTGCCCTGTGCGGAGGAAGGACCTCTAAGGCGGTGGACGTAAAATCCACCGTCTTTCCCCTGCTTGGAGGCAACAGCGCAGGGCTTTCTTTCAATCCCGAGGGGGGAAAGCCTGATAAAGCCTGCTGGAAGTGCGCCTTTACCGGTCTCTTTACCCCCGCTGTAGGCCTTTTCAGGTCCTCCGGCGGAATGCTGTTCGCCTACTTCCCCTTCAGCAGCTCCATGGAGGCCCTAAAGGAGTTTTTGCCCTCAATGAAGGCCATGAAGGACGAGGACCCTAACGGCTATTACAACTTCGACATAAGGCTTGGGGATTATTTCAGCAGGGAAAGCGAGATGACCCTGGCCTTTCTCCATCACCTCTACGTCACCCTTAAAAATCACCGAGGGGAGGACGATCCTCTTGAAATAGACGAGCTGCTGGACCTGGTTTCCTCCCAGGGGGATCTGGGCTTTTACGTACTCGCTGCGGACCCCCATACCCAGCCTAAGGGCATCAAATCCCTGTGGCCTTTTACCGACACTCGGTGGATATTCAGGCTCTTTGACTGCCTGGAAAAAGAGGGTAAAGACCTGAAAAAGGTCATGGCGCTCCTCGTCGACTGGGACGCCAAAAAGGACAAGACCCTGATAAGAGACCGGATATGCAGGGCGATGCTTAACGGAAGGTCGATCTTAGAGGCCACCGAAAGGCTCGTGTATCACCTGTTCGGAGGAAAGGACAGGGCCTACATAGCGCCCTTGGTGGATTTCGTGGTCTTTTACGAGAAAAACGGAAGGAGGACTGTTGGTATGAAAGACGAGTATCGTGAGGCGGCGGTTCGGTTGGGCAAGAGAATCGGTTCCATAGCTGGCTCCAACGACAGGGAAAAAGGTGAGAAGCGGGGCAGAAGCTGCCTCTACTCCCTCAGACGGAGCCGTTCTATGGTCACTTTTATGGAGCAGCTTAACCGGTTGCAGTTTAGGATGGCAGGGGGGCTGGTGATCCCGCCGGACATATACGGAGGGGCTCTCTCAGAGGCCAATTTCCAAGAGTTTAAGCAGTATTGCATGATCTGTGCCCTTAACAGCTATTTCGCCGCCCAGAGCTCCAAGCAGGGCAATAATACCCAGGAGGTGCTGTAACCATGAAGAACAACTGCCTTACCGTGACCTATCTCGTCAAGACCAGCCTCGCCAGCCTCAACGGAAGCGACAAAGAGGCGGACAACCTCTCCAGTATCAAGAAGTTCACCAGCGGCGACGCCGAATATCCCTACGGATCCTCCCAGTGGACCAGGAGGGGTCTCAGGGATCAGCTCGGAGCCATGGGCTGGCCTCTCTCCCAGGGACAGGCCGCCACTATCGACAAAGGGGCCGCCACCACCTTGCAGGATCCCGCCTCCTATATCGACGACGATCTCTTTGGCTTTATGGGAACCGTCAAGGGGCAGGCTGCGACCAAAAGGACCTCTCCCGTCAGGGTATCACCTCTGGTCGCCCTCTCTCCCTTCCGTGGAGACCTGGATTTCGGGACCAACTACATGTCCGTCAAAGACGGAGGAAATCCCAATATCTTCGAGACCGAGATCCACTCGGGTTTCTATCGTGGAACGGTCCTCATAGAGCTGGACAGGGTCGGTGCGGACGAGGGATTTAAGGCTCCCCTCTCCTCCGACGAAAGGGCAAAGAGGGTCAATGCCCTTCTCGATTCCCTCAGGGTTCTCTGGAGCTCGGGCAGACAGAGCCGTTATCTCGCTGACATCTCCCCTAAGTTCGTGGCTGGGGCCCTTATGAGCGCCAAAAACCCCCTCTTCCTCGAGTCCCTGCTGGTTCACTGCGACGACGTTCCCGAAGCTCCCCTCGCCGGTGCTTTGGAGGCCTGTGGCTCTTTGGTGACCGAGCACGTCTATGGAGCCAGGGACGGAGTCTTTGGGGCGGTCCCCGAGGGAACCTGTCCTATCGGCAAGGCCTTCGACATCATGAAGAACTGGGTGGACCGGGCTTACTCCGAGGGAGTGTAGGGCCATGGAGGCTCTACAGGTTTTGAGGCTGGGCCTTCGGGCCCAGTCCGCCTCCTTCAGGGTTCCTGAATGTCATGGTTTTCAGCCGACCCTGCCTCTGCCTCCCCTCACCGCCATGACGGGAATCGTCGGGGCCGCCTTGGGACTGGACTATCTTTCCGCTCAGGATTACGTCGTCCGAAAGGGCATCCGTTTCGGGGTTATAGGCACCTCCGACGGAAGGGCGAAAGACCTTTGGAAACATAGAAAGATAAAGGGCAAGGAGACCATAACCTCCGTTTTGATAAGAGAGCTTATGATAGGGCTCAAGACCGAGATATTCCTGGTCTCTAAGGACAGCGGTACCATCGAGGAGCTGAGAGGGGTTTTTAATTCCCCTAAATACGCCCTTTCCCTGGGGAGCAGCGACGATCTGGCCCTTTGGGATACTCCTGTGGCTATGAGGGACGTATCCTTGGTCCCGTTGAGGAGGCTAAAGAATACCCTTGTCAGGGGAAGTCTCGCCGGTCGCTGTCGCATGTCGATAGACCTTAAAAACGTCCCTCTGAACAGGCCGATCCATCCCCCTATGGTGTCTTTGCTCCCCACCAGCTACGAGGGAGTCAAAGGCGAAAGACGGGTCGTCGCAAAGGAGCCCTTTACCTTCGTGGACAACGAACTTGAGCTTGAACAGGATGTCATGGGAATAGTGTGGGAGAACAAGGGGGTTCCCCTGCTGTGATTTGGTACGCAAAGCCCGATCAGACTTACAGACAGCACCTAATGGCGACCTTCGATGGATGGCGTTCCATAATGGAGCGCCATCGTGGCCCTTTGGACAGGCTAGAGGGGCTTTACGGAATTCCCTCCCGGTCACTCATGGCGTGGTCCCTCCTGGCCCTGTCTTTGCACGACCTAGGCAAACTGTCCGAGCCCTTTCAGAGGCGAATGGAGGCGGTCAGGGCGGGAAGAAGATGTACCGACGAAAACTATCGTCACGAAATGCTATCCCTTCCCTGGGTTTTCAGGGCAGAGGCCGCAATCTGGAAGGACCTGAATTTGCCTAACTTCCCCCTGGCCTCTTTGGCGGTCCTGGGACATCATCTCCCGGTGGACTCGGAGCTCAGCCGCTTTGACAGGGAGAGGCGTTGGGCGGAGAACAGCTCCAAAGACGACCCCGAGATCTACCCCGATGGGGCTGACCATGGTCTGGACATAGCGAAAGAGATGTTCGACCGGATGGGGTATGTTTTTCCCGATTTTAGCCCTCCCCAAAAATGGGTTCCCTACGGTGAATCATACAGGCTTATGGGAAAACAGTTGCCTCTCCTGATGGAAAGGGGGCTAGGTGGGAATTGGGCGATGGCGAGAGATCTACTGGTGTTCATCAAAGGGAGCCTCTGCACCGCCGACTGGCTTGGTTCCGCCGGCAAGGTCTTGGCTCCGGCGGTCCGCTGCGACGAGAAGAGCCTTGGGGAAGTGGTTCGGGCCCGGTGCGAGAATCGAGGCACCGCTTTTACAGGCTTCCGTCCCTTTCAGGTGGAGATGGGCTCTATCGACGGTAATGGCCTGGTCGTCGCTCCTACCGGAAGCGGCAAAACCGAGGGCTCTTTGCTCTGGGCCCTCAACAAACTCGGGCAGGAGGATCGCAGGATACTCTATCTTTTGCCGACCAGAAACACCGCTACCGCCATGTGGAGGCGGCTGGGAGACATCTTTGGGGAGGATAACGTTGGGCTGGCTCACTCAACGGCTTTTCTCGACAGACAGGGAGAGGATGAGCCTGACGACGGCAAATCGAGGCTTGAATCCCTCCAGGACGGTGTATTTATAAAGCCCATAACAGTTGGCACCGTCGATCAGCTCTTATCCTGTTCCTTCTCCTGGGGAAGATGGCCCATGAAGGAGTTCTTCGCATCCAATGGGGCCATCATTTTGGACGAAATACACTGTTACGACGGCTGGACCATGGGCCTGATCTCCTCGGCTATAGACCGTTTCTCCCGCACAGGGGCTGAGTTTTTGGTCATGACCGCCACCATGCCCATGTCGGCCCAGAATTTTTTCTCCCGAAGGCTGGGGGCTCCTGTGTTGCGAGGTTTGGTCACCTCTCCCGATAGGTCTGTTTCCGTGAGAGATCTTCCCCTTGACGACCCATCGGTTCTGGACGATATCAGAAAATCGGTGTCTATGGGAAAAAAGACCATGGTTGTGGCAAACTCCATCGACCTGTGCCAGAGGATAACCAGGGAGCTTGGGGACCTATCCCCTCTCTGTCTACACAGCCGTTTTATCATGAAAGACAGGGTTGAGCTGGAGCGTAAGGTGGAAGGTGCGTCGTTGCTCATAGCGACACAGGTTGTAGAGGTTTCACTTGACTTGGATTACGACGTTCTCTTCACCGAATGTGCTCCCCCGGATTGCCTAATACAGCGTTTTGGAAGGATAAACAGGCGAGGACGGGAGGGTGTCGTCGGCGAAATAGTGGTCTTACGGTATTCCGACGTGGCCTGCAAGATCTACTCCGACGACGGCGGTGGCAGAATATTGGAACGGACCATAGAAGAGCTTCCTCTCGGTATCGATGGGCTTGTGGACAGGGTTTACGGCGAAATCTCCCCTGAAGATGTCCCCAGATACAGGGACGGCAAGCTGAAAGGGGATGAATCCGCTAAGGATCTTCTTGGGGTGTGGGACAGTGCCGGGCGAGAGAAGGACCAAAAGACTAGAATAAGCTCCTATCCTACCGTTACCGTTATACCTCAGTCCCTTTTCGACGTTATCGCCGAGATTCCCCTTCCTCAGTGGCGTCGTTACAGCCTCGACGTTCCGGTATGGTACGCCAAAGATCACTCCTCCGCCCACAGAGGGCAAATTCTCTGCGACATGACCTACGATCCTTTCTTAGGCGGGATCCTGGAGCCATCCATAGAATCCTGCTTCGCATAAAACATTAAGGAGGTGGTCCCGTGAACTCGGAGACCATGGAAATCGGAGGCACTCTGGTTCAGAGTGCCTCCGTCTGTTCTAGACAACTTTGGCTTGAATCTCGGAAAATATCTCAGGATCAGGGCAACGATCATCTCCTGATAGGGAGATTGATAGACGGAAACTCCTACAGTCGAGACAGAAAAAGCGTTCCCTTCGGGGCCAACAGGTTTGACGTTATGAGGACCGAGGGCACGACCTTGGTTATCGGCGAGATAAAGAAAAGCAGTAAGTCTATAGAGGCGGCTAGAATGCAGCTTTGTCACTATCTTTATGAGCTGTCTCTGTCCGGCGTGGACGCCAAGGGGGTGCTTATGGTTCCAGCTGAGAAGCGACGGGAGGAAGTTATCCTTTCGCAGGAGGCCATAAAAAACCTGTCGGATCTGTACGGCTATATAAGGGAAATCTGCGGAAAGGAAAACCCTCCGTCGCCACAGTGGTGTCGCTACTGCAATGGCTGTGCCTACGCTGAGTTTTGCTGGAGCTAGAAAAGAGGTGATTTAAGTGGGAAAGACTGTTTATATCTTCTCGTCCGGTGACCTTAAGAGAAAGGGAGACACCATTGTCCTTGAGACCGAAGAGGGCAGAAAGCACTTCCCCGTGGAGACGACGGACGAACTGCTGATTTTCGGTGAGGTCAACGTCAACAAGCGTTTTTTGGAATTCTGCACGGAAAAGCAGATGGGACTGCATTTTTTCAACCATCACGGATACTATCAAGGCAGCTATTATCCCAGGGAATACCTGAACTCCGGAGCGGTTATCCTCGCCCAGGCAAAGCACTTTGTCGATAACCACAAAAGGATGGATATAGCCAGGCGATTCGTCGAGGGGTCTATGGACAACATGAGGATAGTCCTCCATTATTATCGAAGGCGCGGAGTTGATAGAGTTATACCTGCCCTGTCCAGAATAGAGGAATATCGAAACGTAATGGTCGGTGCGGTTAACGTCTCGGAGCTAATGGGCCTTGAGGGGAACGGTCGAGAGGCATATTACAGTGCCTTCGATCACATCACCGGAGGGGGCTCCTTCGCCTTCGACGTCAGATCTCGTCGGCCTCCTCAGAACAGGATGAATGCCCTGATCAGCTTCCTAAACTCTATGTGTTACGTCACCGCCCTGTCTCAGATATACCGAACCCACCTGGACCCTCGGATAGGATTTTTACACGAGACCAACTTTCGCCGATTCAGCCTGAACTTGGATGTAGCGGAGATATTCAAGCCAATCCTGGTCGATAGGATTATATTCTCCCTGATAAACAAGAAGGTCATCCAGGCCAAGCACTTCGACGACGGCCCCTCCGGTGGGATCTACCTCCAGGAGTCAGGGCGGAAGATAGTGGTATCGGCCTGGGAGGAGCGGTTGCAACAGACCATCGACCATCCAAGGCTCAAGAGAAAGGTAAGCTATCGGGGGCTTATGAGGATGGAGGTCCACAAGCTGGAGAAGCACATACTAGGGGATCAAACCTATGAACCTCACGTCTCTGGGTGGTGAGCGCTGGTGTTTGTTATAATGATATACGACGTAGGAGAGAGACGAGTCGCTAAGATGTTGAAAACAGGGCGAAAGTACCTCAACTGGGTTCAAAACTCCGTCCTTGAGGGCGAGCTCTCCGAGGGACTTCTCGCGAAACTTAAGGCGGAGGTTAAGCAAAAAATAGACCATGAATCGGATAGCGTTATATTCTACACCTGGCGGAGTGAGAGATATACAGCTAGGGATGTTATTGGGATAGAGAAAAATGAACTAGCCCTTATTGTCTAAGGAGCTGAATGTCTCTGTCGACCTCCGATAAGGTAAAAACCCCGGGGGATCGACAGAGACATATTTTTTTGCCTCCTAGGCACTTGAATTCAGTGGTAGCATGGTGTAGAATAACCTCAGTCGTCGAATTTTTATCTGTTTTGCAGGGGTATTTAAGGGGCTCTCCCGAGATGATTAAACACCTAAACCCTTGCANNNNNNNNNNNNNNNNNNNNNNNNNNNNNNNNNNNNNNNNNNNNNNNNNNNNNNNNNNNNNNNNNNNNNNNNNNNNNNNNNNNNNNNNNNNNNNNNNNNNNNNNNNNNNNNNNNNNNNNNNNNNNNNNNNNNNNNNNNNNNNNNNNNNNNNNNNNNNNNNNNNNNNNNNNNNNNNNNNNNNNNNN is part of the Dethiosulfovibrio salsuginis genome and encodes:
- a CDS encoding type II toxin-antitoxin system Phd/YefM family antitoxin; the encoded protein is MAGKVTTAEARSNFSDLVNRVSYGGERILIDRRGKSVAAIVPLEDLELLERLEDKVDLELALRALAENDGTTSWEDAVKELDL
- a CDS encoding type II toxin-antitoxin system RelE family toxin — translated: MRDRGYRVDIKNSALKALKKLDKATRKRLSEAIFSLSDEPRPHGVRKLTGSDFLYRIRVGEYRIIYQVQDDILVVLVVRLVSRSDIYRNLD
- a CDS encoding Synerg-CTERM sorting domain-containing protein, translating into MKKLLALVVLVISLCAVQASWASQPYLGRGTWNFTGTGTGTVAGSSETVSAVISGVARVESTGEAGDEWITRFIEESTWKLSSTNGYTQTYSLREDIPMNYHNTDNTYTFSDGGLTWHCVILDENTATMTCKGTTYIEGYRATVNITYNAKRDGVPETPTPTPTPDVPGSSSDSGGGGCTVGAFSPLMALLLVPVLLLRR
- the cas6 gene encoding CRISPR-associated endoribonuclease Cas6 yields the protein MRLDLHLVPVKGNTVRLPRANLHLVQAMIYGLFEKSFAQVLHDVGFERDNRRFKLFSFSWPKGQGRPRMEDGAISFEAPLQVVVTSPLNRILEQISGGALCGGPLRIGNNELECVEVKVFRPAPKNNSVTVKALSPITCYTTEPESGDRKPFVHYHGPKDQEFAAQIDGNLKKKFSLIYPGEEIPQEVVKVIPLGEPRKQAAMFRPKDTVPIVGWWGKYRLEGPDVLLQLALDAGIGAKNSGGWGCLEAPER
- the cas7i gene encoding type I-B CRISPR-associated protein Cas7/Cst2/DevR → MKNNCLTVTYLVKTSLASLNGSDKEADNLSSIKKFTSGDAEYPYGSSQWTRRGLRDQLGAMGWPLSQGQAATIDKGAATTLQDPASYIDDDLFGFMGTVKGQAATKRTSPVRVSPLVALSPFRGDLDFGTNYMSVKDGGNPNIFETEIHSGFYRGTVLIELDRVGADEGFKAPLSSDERAKRVNALLDSLRVLWSSGRQSRYLADISPKFVAGALMSAKNPLFLESLLVHCDDVPEAPLAGALEACGSLVTEHVYGARDGVFGAVPEGTCPIGKAFDIMKNWVDRAYSEGV
- the cas5 gene encoding CRISPR-associated protein Cas5 — protein: MEALQVLRLGLRAQSASFRVPECHGFQPTLPLPPLTAMTGIVGAALGLDYLSAQDYVVRKGIRFGVIGTSDGRAKDLWKHRKIKGKETITSVLIRELMIGLKTEIFLVSKDSGTIEELRGVFNSPKYALSLGSSDDLALWDTPVAMRDVSLVPLRRLKNTLVRGSLAGRCRMSIDLKNVPLNRPIHPPMVSLLPTSYEGVKGERRVVAKEPFTFVDNELELEQDVMGIVWENKGVPLL
- a CDS encoding CRISPR-associated helicase/endonuclease Cas3; the encoded protein is MIWYAKPDQTYRQHLMATFDGWRSIMERHRGPLDRLEGLYGIPSRSLMAWSLLALSLHDLGKLSEPFQRRMEAVRAGRRCTDENYRHEMLSLPWVFRAEAAIWKDLNLPNFPLASLAVLGHHLPVDSELSRFDRERRWAENSSKDDPEIYPDGADHGLDIAKEMFDRMGYVFPDFSPPQKWVPYGESYRLMGKQLPLLMERGLGGNWAMARDLLVFIKGSLCTADWLGSAGKVLAPAVRCDEKSLGEVVRARCENRGTAFTGFRPFQVEMGSIDGNGLVVAPTGSGKTEGSLLWALNKLGQEDRRILYLLPTRNTATAMWRRLGDIFGEDNVGLAHSTAFLDRQGEDEPDDGKSRLESLQDGVFIKPITVGTVDQLLSCSFSWGRWPMKEFFASNGAIILDEIHCYDGWTMGLISSAIDRFSRTGAEFLVMTATMPMSAQNFFSRRLGAPVLRGLVTSPDRSVSVRDLPLDDPSVLDDIRKSVSMGKKTMVVANSIDLCQRITRELGDLSPLCLHSRFIMKDRVELERKVEGASLLIATQVVEVSLDLDYDVLFTECAPPDCLIQRFGRINRRGREGVVGEIVVLRYSDVACKIYSDDGGGRILERTIEELPLGIDGLVDRVYGEISPEDVPRYRDGKLKGDESAKDLLGVWDSAGREKDQKTRISSYPTVTVIPQSLFDVIAEIPLPQWRRYSLDVPVWYAKDHSSAHRGQILCDMTYDPFLGGILEPSIESCFA
- the cas4 gene encoding CRISPR-associated protein Cas4, encoding MNSETMEIGGTLVQSASVCSRQLWLESRKISQDQGNDHLLIGRLIDGNSYSRDRKSVPFGANRFDVMRTEGTTLVIGEIKKSSKSIEAARMQLCHYLYELSLSGVDAKGVLMVPAEKRREEVILSQEAIKNLSDLYGYIREICGKENPPSPQWCRYCNGCAYAEFCWS
- the cas1b gene encoding type I-B CRISPR-associated endonuclease Cas1b; the encoded protein is MGKTVYIFSSGDLKRKGDTIVLETEEGRKHFPVETTDELLIFGEVNVNKRFLEFCTEKQMGLHFFNHHGYYQGSYYPREYLNSGAVILAQAKHFVDNHKRMDIARRFVEGSMDNMRIVLHYYRRRGVDRVIPALSRIEEYRNVMVGAVNVSELMGLEGNGREAYYSAFDHITGGGSFAFDVRSRRPPQNRMNALISFLNSMCYVTALSQIYRTHLDPRIGFLHETNFRRFSLNLDVAEIFKPILVDRIIFSLINKKVIQAKHFDDGPSGGIYLQESGRKIVVSAWEERLQQTIDHPRLKRKVSYRGLMRMEVHKLEKHILGDQTYEPHVSGW
- the cas2 gene encoding CRISPR-associated endonuclease Cas2 is translated as MFVIMIYDVGERRVAKMLKTGRKYLNWVQNSVLEGELSEGLLAKLKAEVKQKIDHESDSVIFYTWRSERYTARDVIGIEKNELALIV